From the genome of Triticum aestivum cultivar Chinese Spring chromosome 3B, IWGSC CS RefSeq v2.1, whole genome shotgun sequence, one region includes:
- the LOC123069875 gene encoding UDP-N-acetylglucosamine--N-acetylmuramyl-(pentapeptide) pyrophosphoryl-undecaprenol N-acetylglucosamine transferase has product MVATTHRRWLPLPVRRLPSRQPMKTPVCILISTRNRARLPRCHLSRSSDPTPTSEAQVTDSLRVAFACGGAGGHVYAAFALAEEVQASLPGSRSLFLGAPAPSLESATAASSSYPFAPVPPCLPRALLAAALHLYHFRPHVLVATGGPPALPSCLAALLLGLPFVIQDQDAGPAPATRLLAPLSRRVFLAFNAPVRLLPKRKCAVYGNPVRMSIRNRRMSKAAAMARFFPRAGLVEAEGMEVVLVLAGTVGSPQINVAVLNMYYEMLSRRKNRYIIWQTGPDDFCEMESLVRAHRRLFLTPFLHEMDMTYAATDVVVSRAGSVACTEILVTGKPAILIPLPTIVDDHQTKNAYIMADVMGARVITEDELDSSSLTCIIDEIVGDEKLMAEMSQKALNAARPNASADIIRHICSLIGPTNLT; this is encoded by the exons ATGGTGGCAACCACTCACCGGAGGTGGCTTCCTCTCCCGGTTCGCCGTCTTCCTAGCAGACAACCCATGAAAACGCCCGTCTGCATCCTGATCTCCACACGAAACCGCGCCCGCCTCCCGCGTTGCCACCTCTCCCGTTCGAGTGACCCCACCCCCACCTCGGAGGCACAGGTTACCGACTCCCTGCGCGTCGCCTTCgcgtgcggcggcgcggggggGCACGTCTATGCCGCGTTCGCGCTCGCCGAAGAGGTCCAGGCCTCGCTCCCTGGCTCTCGCTCCCTCTTCCTCGGCGCCCCCGCCCCGTCCCTCGAGTCCGCCACCGCCGCGTCTTCCTCATACCCATTCGCCCCCGTCCCTCCTTGCCTCCCCCGCGCGCTCCTCGCCGCGGCGCTGCACCTCTACCACTTCCGCCCCCACGTCCTCGTCGCCACCGGCGGTCCCCCCGCCCTGCCCAGCTGcctcgccgcgctgctcctggGACTCCCTTTCGTGATCCAGGACCAGGACGCCGGCCCCGCCCCTGCCACCCGCCTCCTGGCCCCCCTCTCTCGCCGCGTCTTTCTCGCGTTCAACGCGCCCGTCCGCCTCCTCCCGAAGCGCAAGTGCGCCGTCTACGGGAACCCCGTCCGCATGTCCATCCGCAACCGCAGGATGTCCAAGGCCGCCGCCATGGCGCGTTTCTTCCCCAGGGCAGGGCTGGTGGAGGCGGAGGGGATGGAGGTCGTGCTTGTGCTCGCCGGGACGGTGGGATCGCCGCAGATCAATGTGGCAGTACTTAACATGTATTACGAGATGCTGTCGAGAAGGAAAAATAGGTACATCATATGGCAGACGGGACCAGATGATTTCTGCGAGATGGAGAGCCTCGTCAGGGCCCATCGCCGGCTGTTTCTGACACC ATTCTTGCATGAAATGGACATGACATATGCTGCTACTGATGTTGTCGTTTCTCGAGCTGGTTCTGTGGCTTGCACTGAGATATTGGTCACTGGGAAACCGGCAATTCTG ATACCCTTACCGACAATTGTGGATGACCATCAAACGAAAAATGCGTATATCATGGCAGATGTCATGGGAGCAAGGGTCATAACCGAAGATGAACTTGATTCTAGTAGTCTAACATGCATAATTGATGAAATTGTTG